From the genome of Spirosomataceae bacterium TFI 002, one region includes:
- a CDS encoding MG2 domain-containing protein, translating into MKKSFIYLFLFTTLSSFFIADHPAIELLEKFEAYNIETFEEKPFLHLDKPYYAAGETIWFKAYLANGMNLEPDTLSVPLYVELLNLDQGVIIDQKTIKLEVGFGNGEFDLVDTLVAGNYQVRAYTNWMKNFDSEHFFSQNIKVLDFGSQKEIAHVNDKMDFQFFPEGGNLIAELQSKIAFKATDQYGNGVDADGYILNIANDTIIKFSTIHLGMGSLNFTAFAGEKYRAFVRKEKEPYSKVSFPEVLQSGYSCIVDNLSNAANTKIYFSKSDDIAAEQVAIIAQSAGVVYYSGLINFSQKMVPLSIPKKDFPTGVAQITLVDSEGRPRCERLVFMHSDKVAKATISKDQNYFSQRELVQLKLDVKDENGNPLEGEFSLAVTDAFQINKALNSESILSNYYLSSHLKGYVQDPMQYFDLQNKQAGPNLEILMLTQGWRRFTWQDVIAKESVNTPNYFERGLSLTGNVKNPNGKSFGKPLSVTTILKDTEGNSRMLMGETDDEGDFAIYDLAFENSVELLFQTALGKNNRTSIVVLNDPSSPSFGNKNALFKLQKDTGLDSYLKNTKTDQDLLKSMLNTNQLLNEVVVSAKKRDPAQERVIYNRRNATTVQVGGNNVMSNYINVLQAISGRIPGVSVTGPANNPTVQIRGISSLSGPTEPLFMIDGSPVDKEVILAVNMNDVDKIDVLKGPAAAVFGSRGSSGVISVLTKRGNEDYDYSQDSSAGMTVFRKNGYNKAKVFYQPNYEENNLKRPDFRSTVAWEPIIRTDKNGKANFSFYATDASTQLDIDLQGLSFNGKPVATRMKVEVR; encoded by the coding sequence ATGAAAAAATCATTTATTTATCTTTTCCTTTTCACCACTTTAAGTTCATTTTTTATTGCGGATCATCCTGCAATTGAGCTTTTGGAGAAGTTTGAAGCTTACAATATCGAGACCTTTGAAGAAAAGCCATTTTTGCATTTGGATAAGCCTTATTATGCGGCTGGGGAAACCATTTGGTTTAAAGCTTATTTGGCAAATGGAATGAACCTAGAGCCTGATACCTTAAGTGTTCCGCTTTATGTGGAGCTTTTGAATTTGGATCAGGGGGTAATCATTGATCAAAAAACGATTAAACTTGAGGTTGGGTTTGGGAATGGCGAGTTTGATCTTGTAGACACATTGGTTGCAGGAAACTACCAAGTGAGGGCGTATACAAACTGGATGAAAAACTTCGATTCAGAGCATTTTTTCTCCCAAAATATTAAGGTGTTAGATTTTGGTTCTCAAAAAGAAATCGCTCATGTAAATGATAAAATGGACTTTCAGTTTTTTCCAGAGGGAGGCAATCTAATTGCTGAACTACAGTCAAAAATTGCTTTTAAAGCAACTGATCAATATGGAAACGGTGTGGATGCTGATGGCTATATTTTAAACATAGCGAATGATACTATTATTAAGTTTAGTACGATACACTTGGGAATGGGTTCGTTAAATTTTACCGCTTTTGCAGGCGAAAAATATAGGGCTTTTGTGAGAAAAGAAAAGGAGCCATATAGCAAAGTTAGCTTCCCTGAGGTACTTCAGAGTGGTTATTCGTGCATTGTCGATAATCTTTCAAATGCTGCTAATACGAAAATATACTTTTCTAAGTCAGATGATATTGCGGCAGAGCAAGTTGCGATAATTGCTCAGTCGGCAGGCGTAGTTTATTATTCGGGGCTGATTAACTTTTCTCAAAAAATGGTTCCTTTATCTATCCCCAAAAAGGATTTCCCAACTGGCGTTGCCCAAATTACCTTGGTGGATAGCGAAGGAAGACCGAGGTGTGAGCGTTTGGTTTTTATGCATTCAGATAAGGTTGCGAAAGCAACCATTAGTAAAGATCAAAATTACTTTAGCCAAAGAGAATTGGTGCAACTTAAGCTTGATGTAAAAGATGAAAACGGAAATCCATTGGAGGGTGAATTTTCACTTGCTGTTACAGATGCATTTCAAATCAATAAGGCATTAAATAGTGAAAGTATATTGAGTAATTATTACTTATCCTCACACCTCAAAGGTTACGTGCAAGATCCCATGCAGTATTTTGATCTACAAAATAAGCAAGCAGGGCCTAATCTTGAGATATTGATGCTTACGCAAGGTTGGAGACGGTTTACATGGCAAGATGTGATTGCCAAAGAAAGTGTAAATACTCCTAATTATTTCGAAAGAGGATTATCACTTACTGGAAATGTTAAAAACCCGAATGGTAAGAGCTTTGGGAAGCCGCTCTCTGTGACAACAATACTCAAGGATACAGAAGGAAACAGCAGAATGCTTATGGGAGAAACAGACGATGAGGGTGATTTTGCTATATATGATTTGGCTTTTGAAAATAGTGTAGAGTTACTTTTTCAAACTGCTTTGGGCAAAAATAACCGCACCTCAATAGTTGTTCTCAATGACCCGTCTAGCCCTTCATTTGGCAATAAAAACGCATTGTTTAAACTCCAAAAAGACACAGGCTTGGATTCTTACCTAAAGAATACAAAAACTGATCAAGACTTACTAAAGTCAATGCTCAATACCAACCAGTTGCTTAACGAGGTAGTTGTAAGTGCAAAAAAACGTGATCCGGCTCAGGAGCGAGTGATTTATAACCGAAGAAATGCCACAACCGTACAAGTTGGTGGTAACAATGTGATGAGTAATTACATAAATGTGTTGCAAGCAATAAGCGGTAGAATTCCGGGTGTGTCAGTTACTGGCCCAGCAAACAACCCAACAGTTCAGATTAGAGGAATTTCGTCTCTTTCAGGGCCAACTGAGCCATTATTTATGATTGATGGTTCGCCTGTAGACAAAGAAGTGATACTGGCTGTGAATATGAATGATGTAGATAAAATAGATGTACTGAAAGGGCCAGCCGCAGCTGTTTTTGGTTCTAGAGGAAGCAGTGGTGTTATTTCAGTATTGACCAAAAGAGGGAATGAGGATTATGACTATTCGCAAGACTCTTCGGCAGGAATGACAGTATTTCGTAAAAATGGATACAATAAAGCAAAGGTGTTTTATCAGCCCAATTACGAAGAAAATAACCTGAAACGACCAGATTTTAGATCAACCGTAGCATGGGAGCCAATCATACGAACCGACAAAAACGGAAAGGCAAACTTTAGCTTTTATGCTACTGATGCCAGTACTCAATTGGATATCGATTTACAAGGCTTAAGTTTCAATGGGAAACCAGTTGCAACTAGAATGAAAGTCGAAGTTAGGTAA
- a CDS encoding Acetyltransferase (GNAT) domain-containing protein, which produces MSLELINPMEIILRPTLHEDLVEILALYTDVAKNERGIARSVSEIDMNYVEHIWSGIQNNGLGYVAIHDNKVIGEIHANQKGIKIFDHLLSYLTVGVHPNFQGLGIGQKLFTSFLDHVKNKRQDIYRVELESRASNKAGISLYEGMGFVLEGRMKNQTRNADGSHEDGVMYAWINPNYESLR; this is translated from the coding sequence TTGTCTTTAGAACTGATTAATCCAATGGAAATTATTTTAAGGCCTACATTACATGAAGATTTAGTCGAAATACTTGCACTTTATACTGATGTAGCTAAAAACGAAAGAGGAATTGCCCGAAGTGTTTCTGAAATTGACATGAACTACGTTGAGCATATTTGGTCTGGTATTCAAAACAATGGACTGGGTTATGTTGCTATTCACGACAACAAAGTGATAGGTGAAATTCATGCTAACCAAAAGGGAATTAAGATTTTTGATCATCTACTTTCATATTTAACCGTTGGTGTTCACCCTAATTTCCAAGGATTAGGAATAGGCCAAAAACTCTTTACTTCGTTTCTTGATCATGTTAAAAACAAAAGGCAAGATATTTATCGAGTTGAGCTAGAATCCAGAGCGTCTAATAAAGCCGGTATCAGCCTTTACGAAGGTATGGGCTTTGTACTCGAAGGTAGAATGAAAAACCAAACTCGCAATGCGGATGGCAGCCATGAAGATGGTGTAATGTATGCCTGGATCAACCCAAACTACGAATCGCTTCGCTGA
- a CDS encoding Uncharacterized membrane protein YeiH: protein MNWIPWVDFIGTFVFAISGATAAIEKKFDVFGVLILGLVTAIGGGALRDLLIGSTPVAWLKNDVYVYLVVLAVPVAYLFETQIKKLRKGIFLFDTIGIGLFTILGLEKTLNVGLSPIAAVMMGVFSAVFGGIIRDVLSNEVPLIFRGEIYASACLAGAMTYLTIKGLGSEQLALYISIATVIAIRILSIRYNWSLNFPQRSDS, encoded by the coding sequence ATGAATTGGATTCCCTGGGTAGATTTTATTGGAACATTCGTTTTTGCTATTAGTGGAGCTACAGCAGCCATCGAAAAGAAGTTTGATGTTTTTGGTGTACTTATCCTTGGCTTGGTAACGGCAATTGGTGGAGGAGCTTTAAGAGATTTATTAATTGGAAGCACGCCCGTTGCATGGCTCAAAAACGATGTTTATGTCTACTTAGTAGTTCTAGCCGTTCCTGTTGCCTATTTATTCGAAACTCAAATCAAGAAGTTAAGAAAAGGAATATTCCTTTTTGACACTATTGGGATAGGTCTATTTACCATTCTGGGCTTAGAGAAAACCTTAAATGTTGGTTTGTCACCTATCGCGGCGGTAATGATGGGTGTATTTTCAGCCGTTTTTGGAGGTATTATAAGAGATGTATTATCCAATGAAGTACCTCTAATTTTTAGAGGAGAAATCTATGCATCTGCTTGTTTGGCGGGAGCAATGACTTATTTAACAATCAAGGGTTTAGGTAGTGAGCAGTTGGCCTTATATATATCTATTGCAACTGTTATTGCAATACGTATTTTGTCAATTAGGTATAATTGGTCATTAAACTTTCCTCAGCGAAGCGATTCGTAG
- a CDS encoding LytTr DNA-binding domain-containing protein, producing the protein MKSIKVSGSEMSTNEILYLKADINYTRFFLQNGNVVHSSTTLKSFEEKLKPYGFKRIHRNTLVNWDYVKTVTNEGVLLKSRKKLFGSRRKMKLINI; encoded by the coding sequence ATGAAATCTATCAAAGTCTCAGGCTCAGAAATGTCGACAAATGAAATTCTTTATTTAAAAGCTGATATTAATTATACCAGGTTTTTCCTTCAAAATGGTAATGTAGTCCACTCCAGTACTACTCTTAAGTCTTTCGAAGAAAAACTTAAGCCATATGGTTTTAAACGTATTCACCGAAATACACTTGTGAACTGGGATTATGTAAAGACAGTGACAAATGAAGGAGTTCTATTAAAAAGTCGTAAAAAGCTATTCGGCTCTCGTCGCAAAATGAAATTGATAAATATTTAA
- a CDS encoding Two-component sensor histidine kinase, contains HisKA and HATPase domains, translating into MYFLILVDNSTSNLTSFKHILITILTSIFILNSSPFILAQENLGEGFKNKSTIEIKTKKDTLDLAETYYKNGKKLEPTDLIGAAKWYHKSLNLIEPRGSSYELGRLYVRLGGISYGLNLRDEGKAYYERARKAILESKSEKGYRQFKNLFENPEVFNRKTAKKEELDYADAHELMMGAQGLEKSNNKKDIEESKLYISRAINYFRKPTDSADTEYLLAISLLTSARIEIKGRDYLKAKKLINEAEEIYFRRFKKHHNLTYSYLNTKIKLNQATGNFEEGFAFLEKLKIIETDALKADRNAAISKLQIEFETKKKEEQLKSQQDELLIKESNLKLQKSLLIGSLLTIFIVITGAFYLFKLLKANQKINKKNALLVVEQNHRVKNNLQFISSMLNVQKDLLIDNRSKSDIEGIQLRIESMSILQRTLYRNNQLAQINLVSFINDIVGNVLDSSSADETEVSIELDDINILSDAALSIGLILTELTVNSCKYAFGKKINIKSEINNEHFEIVYSDEGKGLKSHMEKSEKSNGFGYEMILILVEQLHGKLRFEKSNTVIINFLMKNLI; encoded by the coding sequence TTGTATTTTCTAATTTTGGTTGATAACTCTACTTCCAATTTGACAAGCTTTAAACATATTTTAATTACAATCCTCACTTCGATCTTTATTTTAAATTCCTCACCTTTTATCCTTGCTCAAGAAAATTTGGGTGAAGGATTTAAGAACAAAAGCACGATTGAAATTAAAACTAAAAAAGACACCTTAGACCTAGCTGAAACTTACTATAAAAATGGCAAGAAATTAGAACCAACTGATTTAATTGGAGCGGCTAAATGGTATCACAAATCATTAAATTTAATAGAACCTCGAGGCTCATCGTATGAGTTGGGACGTCTTTATGTTAGATTGGGAGGGATTTCTTACGGTTTAAATTTGCGAGATGAGGGTAAGGCATATTATGAAAGAGCACGCAAGGCTATATTGGAGTCTAAATCAGAGAAAGGTTATCGGCAGTTTAAAAACCTGTTTGAAAACCCTGAAGTTTTTAATAGAAAGACCGCAAAAAAAGAAGAGCTAGATTATGCGGATGCCCATGAGCTTATGATGGGTGCTCAAGGCTTAGAGAAAAGTAATAATAAAAAGGATATAGAAGAATCAAAGCTCTACATATCAAGAGCCATAAACTATTTTAGGAAACCTACGGATTCAGCTGATACAGAATATTTACTTGCCATATCACTTTTAACGAGTGCTCGAATAGAAATTAAAGGACGTGATTATTTAAAAGCCAAAAAGTTAATTAATGAGGCAGAAGAGATTTATTTCAGAAGATTTAAAAAGCATCATAATTTGACTTACTCTTACTTAAATACTAAAATAAAACTTAATCAGGCCACAGGTAATTTTGAAGAAGGCTTTGCCTTTCTTGAGAAACTGAAAATTATTGAAACTGATGCTCTAAAGGCTGATCGGAATGCTGCTATAAGCAAATTACAAATTGAGTTTGAAACCAAAAAAAAGGAAGAACAACTGAAAAGCCAGCAAGATGAATTGTTAATAAAAGAATCAAACCTAAAGCTTCAAAAAAGTCTGCTCATCGGTAGTCTACTAACTATTTTTATTGTAATAACTGGAGCATTTTATCTCTTCAAACTACTTAAGGCTAACCAAAAAATAAACAAGAAAAATGCCTTATTAGTTGTGGAACAGAACCACAGAGTTAAAAACAATCTCCAGTTCATTTCCAGTATGCTCAATGTTCAGAAAGATTTGTTAATAGATAATCGAAGCAAATCCGATATTGAGGGAATCCAACTACGAATAGAGAGCATGTCAATCCTTCAAAGGACCCTATATAGAAATAACCAATTAGCCCAAATCAACTTGGTCAGTTTTATTAACGATATTGTCGGTAATGTTTTAGATAGTTCAAGTGCCGACGAAACAGAAGTTTCAATTGAGTTGGACGATATTAACATTTTGTCAGATGCTGCATTAAGTATCGGGCTTATTTTAACCGAACTAACCGTAAATTCTTGTAAATATGCATTTGGTAAAAAAATAAATATCAAATCCGAAATTAATAATGAGCACTTTGAAATAGTTTACTCTGATGAAGGAAAAGGTCTAAAATCACACATGGAAAAATCAGAAAAAAGTAATGGATTTGGCTATGAAATGATTCTAATTTTAGTTGAGCAACTTCACGGTAAATTGAGGTTTGAAAAATCGAATACTGTAATTATTAACTTTTTAATGAAAAATTTAATTTGA
- a CDS encoding DNA-binding response regulator, LytR/AlgR family yields MKSLKILVLEDSVLTGRDLKNTLLKAGHLPPRVCRNVGEAIRTIDSEPFDIALIDIELEDKQSGIDFAHYINENHKIPFIFLTSHDDDNNFFLAKETNPAAYLIKPFKVRELDLQLRLAYENNLEDGGNELNFNPFIFLPVQGGIKKIDKNEVVYLNAIQSYTLIYLKGNKQPEKFSVNLGYLSQFFTEHKFVKISRSAVINLEFFEEVTDGFVILTGLPNKVKLKVSANSELLRTIKLIRRPK; encoded by the coding sequence ATGAAATCATTGAAAATTTTGGTTTTAGAAGATAGTGTTTTAACAGGAAGGGATTTAAAAAACACGCTTTTAAAAGCTGGACATTTACCACCACGTGTTTGTCGCAATGTGGGCGAAGCTATTCGAACAATTGATAGTGAACCTTTCGATATTGCACTTATTGATATTGAATTAGAGGATAAACAATCAGGAATAGATTTCGCTCATTATATCAATGAAAATCACAAAATTCCTTTTATTTTTTTAACATCTCACGATGACGACAATAACTTTTTCCTTGCAAAAGAAACAAATCCAGCTGCATACCTGATTAAACCTTTTAAAGTTAGAGAGCTAGATCTCCAGCTGAGGTTGGCTTACGAAAACAACCTTGAAGATGGCGGAAATGAATTAAATTTTAATCCTTTCATATTTTTGCCGGTACAGGGAGGAATTAAGAAAATTGACAAGAATGAGGTCGTTTATCTGAATGCTATTCAATCTTATACTCTTATTTATCTTAAAGGAAATAAACAGCCAGAAAAGTTTTCAGTGAACTTGGGCTATTTATCTCAATTTTTCACAGAGCATAAGTTTGTGAAAATTTCAAGATCTGCGGTAATCAATCTTGAATTTTTTGAAGAAGTTACTGACGGATTTGTTATTCTCACTGGCTTACCCAACAAAGTAAAACTAAAAGTAAGTGCCAACTCTGAACTCTTACGCACGATAAAGTTGATTAGACGACCAAAATAA
- a CDS encoding General stress protein 26: MKPLPLIYLFLSISLFSFGQSDEEKLKSIAREIIAESTHCNLITVDDEGRPRVRVMDAFAPENDFTVWLATNPRSRKVEQIKNNPNATLYYLTPDRMSYVMIQGEAEIVNDLDKKNQYWKEGWESFYPDKSKDMILIKVSPRWMEIVSYPNGVLGDTETWKPAILEF; this comes from the coding sequence ATGAAGCCTCTTCCACTAATCTACCTCTTCCTTTCAATCTCACTTTTTTCTTTCGGTCAATCCGACGAAGAAAAGCTCAAAAGCATAGCTAGAGAAATTATAGCAGAATCCACTCATTGTAACCTTATTACTGTAGATGATGAAGGAAGGCCTCGAGTGCGAGTGATGGACGCATTTGCTCCCGAAAATGACTTTACAGTTTGGCTCGCAACTAATCCTAGAAGCAGAAAAGTAGAACAGATAAAAAATAATCCTAATGCCACATTATATTACCTCACTCCAGATCGAATGTCTTATGTTATGATTCAAGGGGAGGCTGAAATTGTGAATGACTTGGATAAAAAGAATCAATATTGGAAAGAAGGATGGGAGTCATTTTATCCAGACAAAAGTAAGGATATGATCCTTATAAAAGTAAGTCCAAGATGGATGGAGATTGTAAGTTATCCAAATGGAGTTCTTGGTGATACTGAAACATGGAAACCCGCTATTTTAGAATTCTGA
- a CDS encoding alpha-1,2-mannosidase, putative, producing MTSKILVFCLSLLCFFSTSAQKDFTQFVNPLIGSAPSTTVSAMKHSEAGNESKGQIAPAIGMPQGMTTWTPQTRATEKKCIPPFYYQDNEIQGFRGTHWMNGSCVQDYGSFTVMPLAGKLITGTEERGSTFNRQYETVQAHNYEVVLERYGIKVQMTGTTRAGFMQFTYQNEEDNYLLIEPNSDEGEGYVKVDVEKKEIVGYNPVHRIYQGNGQSAGFSGYFVAQIEGEIESGGVWRGDDIMSNSYETTGTGNREMVGGFVKVKGKTLKVRIGTSFTSLEQARKNLDAEIAHWSFEKTKNEAKEAWNKVLGKIEVKGSEEDKTLFYSALYHAKLTPRIFSDADGTYPGFAENDKTEKAEGFVYYEDYNLWDTFRAVHPLHNILEPKTSSDMMQSLVVKAEQGDWLPIFPCWNEYTSAMIGDHAISAISDAYVKGIKGFDIEKAYKYMRKNAFEVNTDKVSYEQGKGRRALKSYLEYNYIPMEDPVLEAFHKREQVSRTLEYAYDDYALAQVAKALGHDDDYNALIKRSKNYKNVIDPSIGWARGRHEDGSWSKNFDQYASRASFITEGSPAQYTFYVPHDVPGLINHVGGEERFLQQLDSLFDYDYYWHGNEPNNQIAYLYAYTSQPQKAAERLQKIIREEYDTSPGGLSGNEDGGQMSAWLVFSMMGFYPVSPGSTEYALAKPIFKQVKIHLDNGKTVKISADKKNTTKHFLEHDELMRGGKIRF from the coding sequence ATGACTTCTAAAATATTAGTTTTTTGTCTTTCATTACTTTGCTTTTTTAGCACATCGGCTCAAAAGGATTTTACTCAATTTGTAAATCCCTTGATTGGCTCCGCACCTAGTACTACGGTAAGTGCCATGAAACATAGCGAAGCCGGAAATGAGTCCAAAGGCCAAATTGCTCCAGCGATAGGTATGCCACAAGGGATGACAACTTGGACACCCCAAACTAGGGCAACAGAAAAGAAATGTATTCCGCCATTTTATTACCAAGATAATGAAATTCAAGGTTTTCGTGGTACTCATTGGATGAATGGTTCTTGTGTTCAGGATTACGGAAGTTTCACTGTGATGCCTTTAGCAGGCAAATTGATTACTGGAACAGAGGAAAGAGGCTCCACTTTCAACCGACAATATGAGACAGTGCAAGCACATAATTACGAAGTCGTACTTGAAAGGTATGGGATTAAAGTTCAAATGACTGGAACTACCAGAGCTGGTTTCATGCAGTTTACTTATCAAAACGAAGAAGACAACTATTTACTAATAGAGCCCAACTCAGATGAAGGTGAAGGGTATGTAAAAGTAGATGTTGAAAAAAAAGAAATTGTAGGTTACAACCCAGTTCATCGCATCTATCAAGGCAATGGTCAATCTGCTGGCTTTAGTGGATATTTTGTTGCTCAAATAGAAGGTGAGATCGAAAGCGGAGGAGTTTGGAGAGGGGACGATATAATGTCAAATTCTTATGAAACTACTGGAACTGGTAACAGAGAAATGGTAGGAGGTTTTGTAAAAGTAAAAGGCAAAACGCTGAAAGTAAGAATTGGAACTTCATTCACAAGTTTGGAGCAAGCTCGTAAAAACTTAGATGCGGAAATTGCACATTGGAGTTTTGAGAAAACAAAAAATGAAGCCAAAGAAGCTTGGAATAAGGTTTTGGGCAAAATAGAAGTGAAAGGAAGCGAAGAGGACAAAACATTGTTCTACTCAGCACTTTATCATGCAAAACTAACCCCAAGGATATTCTCAGATGCCGACGGAACCTATCCAGGCTTTGCCGAAAATGATAAAACAGAGAAGGCTGAAGGCTTTGTTTATTACGAAGACTATAACCTTTGGGATACTTTCCGAGCCGTTCATCCATTACACAATATTTTGGAGCCAAAAACTTCAAGCGACATGATGCAATCTTTGGTTGTAAAAGCAGAACAAGGAGATTGGTTGCCCATTTTTCCTTGCTGGAACGAGTACACATCGGCAATGATAGGGGATCATGCTATTTCGGCAATTTCGGATGCATATGTGAAAGGAATAAAGGGTTTTGATATAGAAAAAGCCTACAAGTACATGCGAAAAAATGCTTTTGAAGTGAATACCGATAAAGTGAGTTATGAGCAAGGAAAGGGTAGGAGAGCACTCAAGTCTTACTTAGAGTACAATTATATTCCAATGGAAGATCCCGTGTTAGAAGCGTTTCACAAAAGGGAGCAAGTTTCTCGTACTTTGGAATATGCTTATGACGATTATGCACTTGCACAAGTGGCAAAGGCATTGGGACATGATGATGACTACAATGCACTCATTAAAAGATCGAAAAACTACAAGAATGTAATTGACCCTAGTATCGGTTGGGCGAGAGGAAGACATGAAGATGGTTCTTGGTCTAAGAACTTTGACCAATATGCAAGTAGAGCAAGTTTTATAACTGAAGGTTCTCCTGCACAATACACTTTTTATGTGCCTCATGATGTCCCAGGGCTTATCAATCACGTTGGTGGAGAAGAGCGATTTTTACAGCAATTGGATAGCCTATTTGACTATGATTATTACTGGCACGGAAACGAGCCAAACAATCAAATTGCTTACCTCTATGCCTATACTTCTCAACCACAAAAAGCTGCTGAGAGATTGCAAAAGATTATTCGTGAAGAATATGATACTTCTCCCGGAGGATTGAGCGGAAACGAAGATGGCGGGCAAATGTCTGCATGGTTGGTTTTTAGCATGATGGGTTTTTACCCCGTAAGTCCTGGAAGTACAGAATACGCCCTCGCCAAACCAATTTTCAAACAAGTAAAAATTCATTTAGACAACGGTAAAACGGTCAAAATTTCAGCTGATAAAAAGAATACTACGAAGCACTTTTTAGAACATGATGAATTGATGAGAGGCGGGAAGATTAGGTTTTAG
- a CDS encoding Rhamnogalacturonyl hydrolase YesR: MNIFLRKSSLLLLIPFVILQSCSTKAPSSSSKSNEIETAMVKAMQWQEQNEKYGKGPTDWTNGAYYTGVMRAHKATSNPLFEKAMIDMGKRNEWKTHDRFFHADDIVISAAYLHLKNLGNKEVNLDATDKWIHEHLYEPQDWKVGKGNAEQKILWWWCDALFMAPPVLVTYSNMKNDTKYLDEMHKYYMESYNYLFDKDESLFYRDNRFFIKGEATDRREPNGEKIFWSRGNGWVLAGLALILDDMPKSYEHRPFYVNLYKTMAARIKELQPEDGLWRTSLLNPDGFEYGEASGSGFYTFALAWGLNNGILDKKAYQPTVDKAWKALAQCQQENGKVGWVQTIGYDPKPADKDSWFNFGTGAFLLAGSEMIKMK, from the coding sequence ATGAACATTTTTTTGAGAAAATCGAGTTTACTGCTACTCATACCCTTTGTGATATTGCAATCATGCTCCACCAAGGCACCCAGCTCTAGTAGCAAATCAAATGAAATAGAAACTGCAATGGTAAAAGCTATGCAGTGGCAAGAGCAAAATGAAAAGTACGGTAAAGGCCCAACAGATTGGACAAATGGTGCTTATTACACAGGAGTAATGAGAGCCCACAAAGCGACTTCTAACCCATTGTTTGAAAAAGCGATGATAGACATGGGGAAAAGGAACGAGTGGAAAACTCACGATAGGTTTTTTCACGCTGATGATATCGTGATTTCTGCAGCTTATTTACACCTGAAAAACTTAGGTAACAAAGAAGTTAACTTAGATGCAACTGACAAATGGATTCACGAACATCTTTATGAGCCACAAGATTGGAAAGTAGGTAAAGGAAATGCTGAACAAAAAATACTTTGGTGGTGGTGCGATGCATTGTTTATGGCTCCTCCAGTACTTGTCACTTATTCCAACATGAAAAACGACACGAAGTACCTTGATGAGATGCATAAGTATTACATGGAGTCTTACAATTACCTTTTTGACAAGGATGAAAGCTTATTTTACCGTGACAATAGATTCTTTATCAAAGGGGAAGCTACTGATAGAAGAGAACCAAATGGTGAGAAAATCTTCTGGTCAAGAGGTAATGGCTGGGTATTAGCAGGACTGGCACTTATTCTTGATGATATGCCTAAGTCTTATGAGCATAGACCATTCTATGTGAATTTGTACAAAACAATGGCAGCTAGAATTAAAGAACTACAACCAGAAGACGGACTATGGAGAACCAGTTTATTGAATCCTGATGGTTTTGAATATGGAGAAGCGAGTGGTAGTGGTTTTTACACATTCGCTCTAGCTTGGGGATTGAACAACGGAATTTTGGACAAGAAAGCTTACCAACCTACAGTAGACAAAGCATGGAAAGCTCTTGCACAATGTCAACAAGAAAATGGTAAAGTTGGTTGGGTACAAACTATAGGTTATGATCCAAAACCTGCCGACAAAGACTCTTGGTTTAACTTCGGTACTGGAGCATTTTTGCTTGCAGGTAGCGAAATGATAAAGATGAAATAA